One genomic window of Xanthobacter dioxanivorans includes the following:
- a CDS encoding 3-oxoadipyl-CoA thiolase has translation MPQAMIYDGLRSPFGRHAGALAPVRPDDLMAGVIAGLLDRNSFAASRIEDVVIGCTNQAGEDARNVARHAALLSGLPEGAGGVTLNRLCGSGLSAVADAARAVRCGEGGLFIAGGVETMSRAPFVTAKATSAYSREVAVFDSTIGARFSNPRIDASFGTDSMPQTADNIAADLGIGRAESDLFALRSQEKYEEARAAGFYAEEIQPVAVPQGRGKPALPVSTDEHPRPQTTLASLEKLKPLFAGGVVTAGNASGINDGAAALLVGSAEVGKPFGVAPRGRILSTAVAGVAPRVMGLGPVPASEKALARAGLSLARMDVIEINEAFATQVLGCLRGLGLSADDSRLNPNGGAIAIGHPLGASGARLVLTALRQLEKTGGRYALVAMCIGVGQGIAMVMERADA, from the coding sequence GTGCCACAGGCCATGATCTATGACGGGTTGCGCAGCCCGTTCGGGCGCCATGCCGGCGCGCTCGCCCCGGTCCGCCCCGACGATCTCATGGCCGGGGTGATCGCCGGCCTTCTCGACCGGAACTCCTTCGCCGCCTCGCGGATCGAGGACGTGGTGATCGGCTGCACCAACCAGGCCGGCGAGGACGCCCGCAACGTCGCGCGCCACGCCGCGCTCCTGTCAGGCCTTCCCGAAGGCGCGGGTGGCGTGACCCTCAACCGCCTCTGCGGCTCCGGCCTCTCGGCGGTGGCGGATGCCGCCCGTGCCGTGCGATGCGGCGAAGGCGGGCTGTTCATCGCCGGCGGCGTCGAGACCATGAGCCGGGCGCCCTTTGTCACCGCGAAGGCGACCAGCGCCTACAGCCGCGAGGTCGCGGTGTTTGATTCCACCATCGGCGCGCGCTTTTCCAATCCCCGGATCGATGCCAGTTTCGGCACCGATTCCATGCCGCAGACCGCGGACAACATCGCCGCCGACCTCGGCATCGGCCGCGCCGAATCCGACCTCTTCGCCCTGCGCTCCCAGGAGAAATACGAAGAGGCCCGCGCGGCCGGCTTCTATGCGGAAGAGATCCAGCCGGTGGCCGTTCCCCAAGGCCGGGGCAAGCCGGCCCTGCCGGTGTCCACCGATGAGCATCCCCGGCCGCAGACCACCCTCGCGTCTCTGGAGAAACTGAAGCCGCTCTTCGCCGGCGGCGTCGTCACCGCCGGCAACGCCTCCGGCATAAACGATGGCGCGGCGGCGCTGCTGGTCGGATCGGCGGAGGTCGGGAAGCCGTTCGGCGTCGCGCCGCGCGGACGCATCCTCTCGACGGCCGTGGCCGGCGTCGCGCCGAGGGTGATGGGGCTCGGGCCGGTGCCCGCATCGGAAAAGGCGCTGGCCCGCGCCGGCCTCTCGCTGGCCCGCATGGACGTCATCGAGATCAACGAAGCCTTCGCGACCCAGGTGCTGGGATGTCTGCGCGGCCTCGGTCTGTCCGCCGACGATTCCCGCCTCAACCCGAACGGTGGCGCCATCGCCATCGGCCATCCCCTCGGGGCCTCCGGGGCTCGGCTCGTCTTGACCGCCCTGCGCCAATTGGAGAAGACCGGCGGGCGCTATGCGCTCGTCGCCATGTGCATCGGCGTCGGACAAGGTATCGCCATGGTCATGGAACGGGCCGATGCCTGA
- a CDS encoding MarR family winged helix-turn-helix transcriptional regulator, with protein sequence MPLSDLYSKPGHLIRRAHQISWALFLDECAEFNLTPVQYAAMVAIEERPGVDATRLSSLIAFDRSTIGNVIERLESRGLVTRKPSAEDKRQKLLFLSREGAALLKNAEASVERVQERLLAPLTPTERKQFVKLLIRLATLNNEATSAPIREVEDTTSMGRHARTSAR encoded by the coding sequence ATGCCCCTGAGCGATCTTTATTCGAAGCCGGGCCACCTCATCCGCAGGGCGCATCAGATCTCGTGGGCGCTGTTCCTCGACGAATGCGCGGAGTTCAATCTGACGCCGGTCCAATATGCGGCCATGGTGGCCATCGAGGAGCGGCCCGGGGTCGATGCGACGCGCCTGTCCTCGCTCATCGCCTTCGACCGCTCCACCATCGGCAACGTCATCGAGCGGCTGGAGAGCCGCGGCCTCGTGACGCGCAAGCCGAGCGCGGAGGACAAGCGCCAAAAGCTTCTCTTCCTCTCCCGTGAAGGGGCCGCGCTGCTGAAGAATGCGGAAGCCTCTGTGGAGCGGGTCCAGGAGCGCCTTCTCGCTCCCCTCACTCCGACCGAGCGCAAGCAGTTCGTGAAGCTCTTGATCCGCCTCGCCACCCTGAACAACGAAGCCACGAGCGCCCCCATCCGCGAGGTGGAGGACACGACTTCGATGGGCCGGCATGCTCGAACCTCGGCCCGCTGA
- a CDS encoding SDR family NAD(P)-dependent oxidoreductase, translating to MGRLEGKVAIITGGSRGQGESEARMFAREGAAVAICDVLDAPGEAVARQISDDGLEARYFHLDVTDPANWADVVAGVIAWKGRLTTLVNNAGILNRTGIMETSLDAWNRVLAVNLTGAMLGMQAAAPAMRDAGGGAVVNIASVAAYVGHNDPAYSATKAGLLGLTRSAAMEFVGWGIRVNAVCPGIIVTGLNAGGAHLEPWRRATPLGRYGTIEEAARAVLFLASDESSFITGEDLAVDGGFKAGGAARRISQEAGINLPA from the coding sequence ATGGGTCGCCTGGAGGGCAAGGTCGCGATCATCACCGGCGGCAGTCGGGGGCAGGGCGAGAGCGAGGCGCGGATGTTCGCTCGCGAGGGAGCGGCCGTCGCCATCTGCGACGTGCTGGACGCGCCCGGCGAGGCGGTCGCCCGGCAGATTTCGGATGATGGGCTCGAAGCCCGCTATTTCCATCTCGACGTGACCGATCCCGCCAACTGGGCGGACGTGGTCGCGGGCGTCATCGCCTGGAAGGGGCGCCTCACGACCCTCGTCAACAATGCCGGCATCCTCAACCGCACCGGCATCATGGAGACTTCGCTGGACGCCTGGAACCGCGTGCTCGCGGTCAACCTCACCGGCGCCATGCTGGGCATGCAGGCGGCAGCGCCGGCGATGCGCGACGCGGGCGGCGGCGCGGTGGTGAACATCGCCTCCGTCGCCGCCTATGTGGGCCACAACGATCCCGCCTACAGCGCCACCAAGGCGGGCCTCCTCGGCCTCACCCGCAGCGCCGCCATGGAATTCGTGGGCTGGGGCATCCGGGTAAATGCGGTGTGCCCGGGCATCATCGTGACCGGGCTGAATGCCGGCGGCGCGCATCTGGAGCCCTGGCGCAGGGCGACCCCCCTCGGCCGCTACGGCACCATCGAGGAGGCGGCCCGGGCGGTGCTGTTTCTCGCCTCCGACGAATCGAGCTTCATCACCGGCGAGGACCTCGCCGTCGACGGCGGATTCAAGGCCGGCGGAGCGGCACGACGCATCTCGCAGGAAGCGGGCATCAACCTGCCCGCATGA
- a CDS encoding FAD-dependent oxidoreductase → MTRPTNVHVPYEETDIVVVGGGGSGLTAAIFARKAGARVILLEKHTELRGSTGLSIGSITATGTWHQKRAGIKDSPQAHFEDMAKFAGDLAANDNEELRRILVENVTESVDWLMSLGVTFYGPMPEPPHRAPRMHNIIPNSRAYIYFVAREAGRVGVDARVDAAVQRLVVEGGRVVGVVARIAGQEREIRARRAVILATGDYSSSPEWKGRFNPAVADVDGVNTTNMGDGHRFGEDLGAQVKFGEIVYGPNLRFMPPPKPSLLLSLPPHPLLTNAMRIALERLPAALLRPFILSFVTTYLSPEPSLFREGAILINKNGERFADELDKPNYAFGKQPDKVGYIVFDEAVAKKFRKWPYFISTAPGVAYAYLQDYRRNRPDLFHKASTLGGLAASMGVAAGRLEAEIARYNASAAGRPKLAKGPYYALGPVKSWIILTDGGLTVNRNHQVTRADGGAIPGLYAVGSTGQGGLLLEGHGHHLAWAFTSGRLAGRHAAGANA, encoded by the coding sequence ATGACGCGCCCCACGAATGTCCACGTCCCCTATGAGGAAACCGACATCGTCGTCGTCGGTGGCGGCGGCTCCGGCCTCACCGCCGCGATCTTCGCCCGCAAGGCGGGAGCCCGGGTCATACTTCTGGAAAAGCACACGGAGCTGCGCGGCAGCACGGGCCTTTCCATCGGCTCCATCACCGCCACCGGCACCTGGCATCAGAAGCGCGCGGGCATCAAGGACAGCCCGCAGGCCCATTTCGAGGACATGGCGAAGTTCGCGGGAGATCTCGCGGCCAACGACAATGAAGAGCTGCGCCGCATCCTGGTGGAGAATGTCACCGAAAGCGTCGACTGGCTGATGAGTCTCGGCGTGACCTTCTACGGTCCCATGCCGGAGCCGCCGCATCGCGCGCCGCGCATGCACAACATCATCCCCAACTCGCGGGCCTACATCTATTTCGTGGCGCGGGAAGCCGGGCGCGTGGGCGTCGATGCGCGCGTCGACGCCGCCGTGCAGCGCCTCGTGGTGGAGGGCGGTCGCGTGGTCGGCGTGGTGGCGCGGATCGCGGGCCAGGAGCGGGAGATCCGCGCCCGCCGGGCCGTCATCCTCGCCACCGGCGACTATTCATCGAGCCCCGAATGGAAGGGGCGCTTCAACCCAGCCGTCGCCGACGTGGACGGCGTGAACACCACCAACATGGGCGACGGCCACCGCTTCGGAGAGGACCTGGGCGCGCAGGTGAAGTTCGGCGAGATCGTCTACGGCCCGAACCTGCGGTTCATGCCGCCGCCGAAGCCGAGCCTGCTGCTCAGCCTGCCGCCGCACCCGCTGCTGACCAACGCCATGCGCATCGCGCTGGAGCGCCTGCCGGCGGCGCTGCTGCGGCCCTTCATCCTGTCGTTCGTCACCACCTATCTCAGCCCGGAGCCGAGCCTGTTCCGCGAAGGCGCCATCCTGATCAACAAGAACGGTGAGCGCTTCGCCGACGAGCTCGACAAGCCGAACTACGCCTTTGGCAAGCAACCGGACAAGGTCGGCTACATCGTCTTCGACGAAGCGGTGGCGAAGAAATTCCGCAAGTGGCCGTATTTCATCTCCACGGCCCCGGGCGTCGCCTACGCCTATCTGCAGGATTACCGGCGCAACCGGCCGGACCTGTTCCACAAGGCATCGACCCTCGGTGGCCTCGCCGCCTCCATGGGGGTTGCGGCGGGGCGGCTCGAGGCCGAGATCGCGCGCTACAACGCCTCCGCCGCCGGCCGCCCGAAGCTCGCCAAGGGGCCGTATTACGCCCTCGGGCCGGTGAAGAGCTGGATCATCCTCACCGACGGCGGGCTCACGGTGAACCGCAATCACCAGGTCACCCGCGCCGACGGCGGCGCCATTCCCGGCCTCTATGCGGTGGGCTCCACCGGGCAGGGCGGGCTGCTGCTGGAGGGGCATGGGCATCACCTTGCGTGGGCCTTCACCTCGGGTCGCCTGGCGGGCCGCCATGCCGCCGGCGCCAACGCCTGA
- a CDS encoding FAD-dependent oxidoreductase, whose amino-acid sequence MSISQDLDVVVVGAGLAGLCAAVRAAEGGLRVRVIEKSTGEAYLCNSRYTGGLFHIAMDDMAGDPAWVADNIRRATHGETDEDLATTLAANARRTLAWLRQQGIRFIKAGPDGLRQNSLAPPGVRQTGLHWQGRAGDVMLRTLADVLRRRGGTLSRGVEALELVMDAGRCAGIKVRENGAEGVLHTRAVVLADGGFQADMELMRRFVSPAPERLLMRNARTGSGAGLRMAEAAGARLVGMESFYGHVQYRAAMEDERFWPYPVLDSLATAGIVVDGAGARFCDEGLGGVHVTNAIARLADPLSAVIVFDAAIWNGPGTDWLLPANPFLLSAGGALVSAPTPEGLAEKLAIPADALAQTVAAHNAAAQSGAEATPARTTTSYRAWPILKAPFHAIPVCAGVTYTMGGIATDARARVLGTQGAPIPGLFAAGATTGGLEGGSRSGYSGGLSKSSVFGLIAGDTLLDQLAAKAA is encoded by the coding sequence ATGAGCATTTCGCAAGATCTTGACGTGGTCGTGGTCGGCGCCGGGCTCGCTGGCCTGTGCGCCGCGGTCCGCGCCGCCGAAGGCGGGCTCCGCGTGCGGGTGATCGAGAAGAGCACCGGGGAGGCCTATCTGTGCAACAGTCGCTACACCGGCGGCCTGTTCCACATCGCCATGGATGACATGGCGGGCGATCCCGCCTGGGTCGCGGACAACATCCGGCGCGCCACGCATGGCGAGACCGACGAGGACCTCGCCACCACGCTCGCCGCCAACGCGCGGCGGACGCTGGCCTGGCTCAGGCAGCAGGGCATCCGCTTCATCAAGGCCGGGCCGGACGGCCTCAGGCAGAATTCCCTCGCCCCGCCCGGCGTGCGGCAGACCGGCCTGCACTGGCAGGGCCGCGCCGGCGACGTGATGCTGCGCACCCTCGCCGACGTGCTGCGCCGTCGCGGCGGCACGCTCAGCCGCGGGGTCGAGGCGCTGGAGCTCGTCATGGACGCCGGGCGCTGCGCCGGCATCAAGGTGCGTGAGAACGGCGCCGAGGGCGTGCTCCATACGCGTGCCGTGGTGCTGGCCGACGGTGGTTTCCAGGCCGACATGGAGCTCATGAGGCGCTTCGTCTCGCCCGCTCCCGAGCGCCTGCTCATGCGCAACGCGCGCACCGGCAGCGGCGCCGGCCTCAGGATGGCGGAGGCGGCGGGCGCGAGGCTCGTGGGCATGGAGAGTTTCTACGGCCACGTCCAGTATCGCGCGGCCATGGAGGATGAGCGCTTCTGGCCCTATCCGGTGCTGGATTCCCTCGCCACGGCGGGCATCGTGGTGGACGGCGCCGGCGCGCGCTTCTGTGACGAGGGGCTGGGCGGCGTCCACGTCACCAACGCCATCGCGCGCCTCGCCGATCCGCTCTCGGCGGTCATCGTCTTCGACGCGGCCATCTGGAACGGGCCGGGCACCGACTGGCTGCTGCCGGCCAATCCGTTCCTCCTCAGCGCCGGCGGGGCGCTCGTCTCGGCGCCGACGCCGGAAGGGTTGGCGGAAAAGCTCGCCATCCCCGCGGATGCACTGGCGCAAACGGTGGCGGCCCACAATGCGGCAGCCCAAAGCGGGGCGGAAGCGACGCCCGCGCGCACCACCACGAGCTACAGGGCCTGGCCCATACTGAAGGCGCCGTTCCACGCCATCCCGGTCTGCGCCGGGGTGACCTACACCATGGGCGGCATCGCCACCGACGCCCGGGCGCGGGTGCTGGGCACGCAGGGCGCGCCGATCCCCGGCCTGTTCGCCGCCGGAGCCACCACCGGCGGGCTCGAGGGTGGAAGCCGCTCCGGCTATTCGGGCGGCCTGTCCAAGTCCAGCGTCTTCGGCCTTATCGCCGGTGACACGCTTCTGGATCAGCTCGCCGCCAAGGCGGCCTGA
- a CDS encoding FAD-dependent oxidoreductase, protein MSHPNYDREVDLLVAGAGAGGMAAALVAALEGLDVLLSEKSQQVGGTASTSAGTLWIPGNHQSRDAGYDDSAAKADIYMRALAGNGGDAALREAYLSTGPEAIDYLMARTDVQFIPCGKHPDYQSQIPGAAVSGRAIVPRIFDGRLLGKDFARVRPPIPEFMVFGGMMVGKDDIPRLLGRFRSLANFAYSARLLLRYMADRLRFSRGTRVVMGNALVARLYFSLRKANVPIAFGTSVKELIRGPDGVTGAVLEVEGGRAIAVRARKGVVLATGGYARNPAFRAAFMPKPVPERSLAAAGNTGDGIVLGRDAGARIAPGEHGTGAFWTPVSTLRRKDGSRGPFPHLSLDRAKPGLIAVNKAGRRFVDEGASYHDFVEAMFEENRTTPSIPAYLICEADFVRRYGLGAIHPGTTNLKPFAESGYIILAPTLEALARRIGVDPAALRATVARHNGFAATGVDLDFGKGARELSRFNGDPAHTPNPCLAPIVKGPFCAVEVWPAEIASSTGLSTDADARVLGADGRPIPGLYACGNDMASIMAGTYPGPGTTLGPAIVFAYRAAMRAAGKAISAPRPGDGHQGLDAAQQPGGNDHALL, encoded by the coding sequence GTGTCACATCCCAACTACGACCGCGAAGTCGATCTCCTCGTTGCCGGCGCCGGTGCCGGCGGCATGGCGGCGGCGCTCGTGGCGGCGCTCGAGGGGCTCGACGTCCTCCTGAGCGAGAAGTCCCAGCAGGTGGGCGGCACGGCCTCCACCTCCGCCGGCACGCTCTGGATTCCCGGCAACCACCAGAGCCGCGACGCCGGCTACGACGACAGCGCCGCCAAGGCCGACATTTACATGCGGGCGCTGGCGGGAAACGGAGGCGACGCGGCGCTGCGCGAGGCCTATCTTTCCACCGGCCCCGAGGCCATCGATTACCTGATGGCGCGCACGGATGTTCAGTTCATCCCTTGCGGCAAGCATCCGGACTACCAGTCCCAGATTCCCGGCGCGGCGGTGAGCGGGCGGGCCATCGTGCCGCGCATCTTCGACGGGCGGCTCCTCGGCAAGGATTTCGCCCGCGTGCGCCCGCCCATCCCCGAATTCATGGTGTTCGGTGGGATGATGGTGGGCAAGGACGACATTCCGCGGCTCCTCGGCCGCTTCAGGTCGCTTGCCAACTTCGCCTATTCCGCGCGTCTGCTCCTGCGCTACATGGCGGATCGCCTGCGGTTCTCCCGCGGCACCCGCGTCGTCATGGGCAATGCGCTGGTGGCGCGGCTCTATTTCAGCCTGCGCAAGGCGAATGTGCCGATCGCGTTCGGTACGTCGGTGAAGGAACTCATCCGCGGGCCGGACGGGGTCACCGGCGCCGTGCTGGAGGTGGAGGGCGGCCGCGCGATCGCGGTCCGGGCGCGCAAGGGGGTGGTGCTGGCCACCGGGGGCTACGCGCGCAACCCGGCCTTTCGTGCCGCCTTCATGCCGAAGCCCGTCCCCGAGCGTTCGCTCGCGGCGGCCGGCAACACGGGTGACGGCATCGTCCTCGGCCGGGACGCCGGGGCGCGGATCGCGCCCGGAGAGCACGGCACCGGGGCGTTCTGGACCCCGGTCTCCACCCTCCGCCGCAAGGATGGATCTCGGGGGCCGTTCCCGCATCTCTCCCTCGACCGGGCAAAGCCCGGCCTCATCGCCGTCAACAAGGCCGGCCGGCGGTTCGTGGATGAGGGAGCCTCCTACCATGATTTCGTGGAGGCCATGTTCGAGGAGAACAGGACGACGCCGAGTATTCCGGCCTACCTGATCTGCGAGGCGGATTTCGTCCGCAGGTACGGCCTCGGCGCCATCCATCCGGGCACCACGAACCTGAAGCCGTTCGCCGAGAGCGGCTACATCATCCTCGCGCCGACGCTGGAGGCGCTGGCGCGCCGGATCGGCGTCGATCCGGCGGCGCTCAGGGCCACCGTGGCGCGCCACAACGGCTTCGCTGCCACCGGCGTCGACCTCGACTTCGGCAAGGGCGCGCGGGAACTCTCGCGCTTCAACGGCGATCCCGCCCACACGCCTAATCCGTGCCTCGCGCCCATCGTGAAGGGGCCGTTCTGCGCGGTGGAGGTGTGGCCGGCGGAGATCGCCAGCAGCACCGGCCTGTCCACCGATGCCGACGCCCGCGTCCTCGGCGCGGACGGGCGACCCATTCCCGGGCTGTACGCCTGCGGCAACGACATGGCCTCCATCATGGCCGGCACCTATCCGGGACCTGGCACCACGCTCGGCCCCGCCATCGTCTTCGCCTATCGCGCCGCCATGCGCGCGGCGGGCAAGGCCATCTCGGCGCCCCGGCCGGGCGACGGGCACCAAGGGCTGGACGCGGCCCAACAGCCAGGAGGGAACGACCATGCGCTGCTTTGA
- a CDS encoding branched-chain amino acid ABC transporter permease, producing the protein MLIQILNGLVYGGLLYILSVGLVLIFGLRRVVNFAHGALFMVGAYVGYAANMVFGFWGAVACSILVLSVLGVALDRFVFRPLQKEEPMVTVLVTFGLLLVLEDVVRTIWGRDLLSFPTPAAFSGTVALGDSSFPVYRLLVVAVAVLVAAGLSLWLKTSRAGLYVRASSVDPLTTGMQGVDTERLSALVVAMGSALAGLSGVIAAPLLALSPSMGSSILIESFIVVVTGGLGSFTGAFVAALVIGQLHNLGVVYVPHIASMIPLILMVAVLIWRPNGIVRT; encoded by the coding sequence GTGCTGATCCAGATCCTGAACGGCCTCGTCTACGGCGGCCTGCTCTACATTCTTTCCGTGGGCCTCGTGCTCATCTTCGGGCTGCGGCGGGTGGTGAACTTCGCCCACGGCGCCCTGTTCATGGTGGGCGCGTATGTCGGCTACGCCGCCAACATGGTCTTCGGCTTCTGGGGGGCGGTGGCCTGCTCCATCCTGGTGCTCTCCGTGCTTGGCGTGGCGCTCGACCGGTTCGTGTTCCGGCCGCTCCAGAAAGAGGAGCCGATGGTCACGGTGCTCGTGACCTTCGGTCTCCTGCTGGTGCTGGAGGACGTCGTGCGCACCATCTGGGGCCGCGACCTTCTCAGCTTCCCGACGCCCGCGGCCTTCTCCGGCACGGTCGCGCTGGGCGACTCCAGCTTCCCGGTCTACCGCCTGCTCGTGGTGGCCGTGGCGGTGCTGGTGGCGGCGGGCCTCAGCCTCTGGCTGAAGACGAGCCGGGCCGGCCTCTACGTGCGCGCCTCCAGCGTCGATCCGCTGACCACCGGCATGCAGGGCGTGGACACCGAGCGCCTGAGCGCCCTGGTGGTGGCGATGGGCTCCGCGCTGGCGGGCCTGTCCGGCGTCATCGCCGCGCCGCTGCTCGCGCTCTCGCCCTCCATGGGCAGCTCCATCCTGATCGAGAGCTTCATCGTGGTGGTCACCGGCGGGCTCGGCTCCTTCACCGGCGCCTTCGTGGCGGCGCTGGTGATCGGGCAACTGCACAATCTCGGGGTGGTCTACGTGCCCCATATCGCGTCCATGATCCCGCTCATCCTCATGGTGGCGGTGCTGATCTGGCGCCCGAACGGCATCGTGAGGACCTGA
- a CDS encoding branched-chain amino acid ABC transporter permease — MSETSNLSAALVEAPAARRGLGFPVTLAFVAAAGALVPGHIGSALLLTLLTQATIGAVLATSVGFLIRQNGLVSFGHAAFFGGAAYIVALAAQGGGVSAEVVVIAAVLVPVVVAFAIAFVMLRVSGVAFSMLTLAVAEALHELMMRWRELANGEDGLPVRLPSSLFGLPVSTFQRPETMFVVCWIVLMALIAGLWLLSRSHLGTLTLAIQDNEERARFIGYETLVPRAIVFALSAGIAAMGGVLFALYNGFVTPDVLHWSLSGEALVMAIIGGARTLWGPALGAVVFFFLRDAAGSYTEHWQALIGIVLITVTVALPTGLSGAIGLVANRVRGGRHG, encoded by the coding sequence ATGAGCGAGACTTCCAACCTCTCCGCTGCCCTGGTCGAGGCCCCCGCGGCCCGGCGCGGCCTCGGCTTTCCGGTGACGCTGGCGTTCGTCGCCGCGGCAGGGGCGCTGGTGCCCGGCCACATCGGCTCGGCGCTGCTGCTCACCCTCCTCACCCAGGCCACCATCGGCGCGGTTCTCGCGACCTCGGTCGGCTTTCTCATCCGGCAGAACGGGCTGGTCAGCTTCGGCCACGCCGCCTTCTTCGGCGGAGCGGCCTACATCGTGGCGCTGGCTGCCCAGGGCGGCGGCGTATCGGCGGAGGTGGTGGTCATCGCCGCCGTGCTGGTGCCGGTGGTGGTGGCCTTCGCCATCGCCTTCGTGATGTTGCGCGTCTCCGGCGTCGCCTTCTCCATGCTCACGCTCGCGGTGGCCGAGGCCCTGCACGAACTGATGATGCGCTGGCGAGAGCTCGCCAATGGCGAGGACGGCCTGCCGGTGCGCCTGCCGTCCAGCCTGTTCGGCCTGCCGGTTTCCACATTTCAGCGGCCCGAGACCATGTTCGTGGTGTGCTGGATCGTCCTGATGGCGCTGATCGCGGGCCTGTGGCTGCTGTCGCGCAGCCATCTCGGCACGCTCACCCTCGCCATCCAGGACAATGAGGAGCGGGCCCGCTTCATCGGCTACGAGACGCTGGTCCCCCGCGCCATCGTGTTCGCCCTGTCGGCGGGCATCGCCGCCATGGGGGGCGTGCTGTTCGCCCTCTACAACGGCTTCGTCACCCCGGACGTGCTGCACTGGAGCCTCTCGGGCGAGGCGCTGGTGATGGCCATCATCGGCGGCGCGCGCACCCTGTGGGGGCCGGCGCTGGGGGCGGTGGTGTTCTTCTTCCTGCGCGATGCGGCAGGCAGCTACACCGAGCACTGGCAGGCGCTCATCGGCATCGTGCTCATCACCGTCACCGTCGCGTTGCCGACCGGCCTTTCCGGCGCCATCGGCCTTGTCGCGAACCGGGTCCGCGGAGGGCGTCATGGCTGA
- a CDS encoding ABC transporter ATP-binding protein yields the protein MAETLSLEARGLTRRYGGFTALRDVSISLAKGEIRGLIGSNGAGKSTCMDVLSGRGRGTGSSGTVLLEGADIGALSERARRHAGLSRSFQKTNIFPELTVRRQVELAARKAEVDNTEDVLRELNLLPLAERRAADISYGDQRRVDLALSLVGQPKVLLLDEPAAGLTMGESLALAHMLRDLAERWGLTVLIVEHDMEVIFSICARVTVLHLGQILAEGTPDEVRGNTDVVKAYLGSAAA from the coding sequence ATGGCTGAGACACTGAGCCTCGAGGCGCGCGGCCTCACCCGCAGGTATGGCGGCTTCACCGCGCTGCGCGACGTGTCGATCTCGCTGGCCAAGGGCGAGATCCGCGGCCTCATCGGCTCCAACGGCGCCGGCAAGTCCACCTGCATGGACGTGCTCTCGGGCCGCGGACGCGGCACCGGATCCTCGGGCACGGTGCTGCTGGAGGGCGCCGACATCGGCGCCTTGAGCGAGCGGGCGCGCCGGCATGCCGGGCTCTCCCGCTCGTTCCAGAAGACCAACATCTTCCCCGAGCTCACGGTGCGCCGGCAGGTCGAGCTCGCCGCCCGCAAGGCCGAGGTGGACAACACCGAGGACGTGCTGCGCGAATTGAACCTCCTGCCCCTCGCGGAGCGCCGCGCCGCGGACATCTCCTACGGCGACCAGCGGCGCGTGGACCTCGCCCTGTCGCTGGTGGGCCAGCCCAAGGTGCTGCTTCTCGACGAGCCGGCGGCGGGGCTGACCATGGGCGAATCCCTCGCCCTCGCCCACATGCTGCGCGACCTCGCCGAGCGCTGGGGCCTCACGGTTCTCATCGTGGAGCACGACATGGAGGTGATCTTCTCCATCTGCGCACGCGTCACTGTGCTCCATCTCGGCCAGATCCTGGCCGAGGGAACGCCCGACGAGGTGCGCGGCAACACGGACGTGGTGAAGGCCTATCTCGGGAGCGCCGCCGCATGA
- a CDS encoding ABC transporter ATP-binding protein — MTLLDLEKVDAGYGSARVLHDVSLRVTAGERVAILGRNGVGKTTVVNTLIGVAARRAGKVAFKGRPVSDIRAYSAARAGLSIVPQGRRIVPTLTVRENLTLGAAPGRPGPWNLEAVFGMFPILRERAETPGTAMSGGQQQMLAIGRGLMANPDLLILDEPSEGLAPVVVDELGDTLARLADRGTSILLIEQNLGLVRKVAERYYVLSKGAVVEDGHLSGLSMETLKKHVAV, encoded by the coding sequence ATGACCCTGCTCGATCTTGAAAAGGTGGATGCCGGCTACGGCTCCGCACGGGTGCTGCACGATGTCTCGCTCCGCGTGACGGCGGGGGAGCGGGTGGCCATCCTCGGCCGCAACGGCGTCGGCAAGACCACGGTGGTGAACACGCTGATCGGCGTCGCCGCGCGCCGGGCGGGAAAGGTCGCCTTCAAGGGCCGGCCGGTGTCGGACATCCGCGCCTATTCGGCGGCGCGCGCGGGGCTCTCCATCGTGCCCCAGGGCCGGCGCATCGTGCCGACGCTCACCGTGCGCGAGAACCTCACCCTGGGCGCGGCGCCCGGCCGGCCCGGGCCGTGGAACCTGGAAGCGGTGTTCGGCATGTTCCCGATCCTTCGGGAGCGTGCGGAGACGCCCGGCACCGCCATGAGCGGCGGCCAGCAGCAGATGCTCGCCATCGGCCGCGGGCTGATGGCGAACCCCGACCTGCTGATCCTGGACGAGCCCAGCGAAGGTCTCGCCCCGGTGGTGGTGGACGAGTTGGGCGACACTCTCGCCAGGCTCGCGGACCGGGGCACGTCGATCCTGCTCATCGAGCAGAACCTCGGCCTCGTCCGGAAGGTGGCGGAGCGCTACTACGTGCTCTCGAAGGGCGCGGTGGTCGAGGACGGCCACCTGTCCGGCCTGTCCATGGAAACGCTGAAGAAACACGTCGCGGTCTGA